The window CAGAATTCAAGATTGTCCTCGAAAAGTTTGGTGCTGATCCCACCGTCATCGAGATCGACGTCCATTTCGATCCGAGCCGCGCCCTTGTCCGAGATATAAGCCCGGCCAAATCGCTTCCTGCTGTTCCAATCGTTCATCTGACTGAGCGACGGCGACTTGTCGCGATCATAGCCAGCAAAGAACTGGATCGTGCGGCAGTCGACATTCTTGGTGCAGCCGAAAAAGAAGATCGCAAAATTGGAGCCGGATGACGTGCTGCGGATCAGGGGATCGCCGCTCTCATCCTTGGTCATCTCTGCCTTGTAGCCAGCGCCCTGAAGTGCTCGGACCACCGAGGACGGATCCTGGGCGCGAACCATTTGGGCATGCGCGGTGCCGGAAAAGCTGAACAACGCCGCGACCAAAATGGCAATTCTTCTCATGGTCTTTCCCCCGTTTCTTTGGCGGCTATCCCCGCTGTTTTCAGAACACCTCTTTGCGATGCTAGCGCGATTCTGTCTTGTAAGGAATCTACATCTTCTGGGCGTTGCATTTTCATTGCAACCACACCGCCAAATTGCATTTCTCGCGCTTGCGAACGGCTTCCGCCTCGCCTAAAGCCGCCACGAATCTGGACCGTTCGGCCCGGAAATAGGAAAGCCAATAGCCATGTCTTCGGTTGCTGCCGGATATTTGCCGATCCTGTTGTTCCTTGCCGTTGCACTGATCCTGTCTTCTGCCTTTGTTTTCCTGCCGATGATCGTGGCTCGCTTGACAGGTGCACATAATCCGACGCCCGAGAAGCTGGCGGAATATGAATGCGGATTTCCGGCGTTCGAAGGCAGTCGCGCGCAGTTTGACGTTCGTTTCTACCTTGTCGCGATCCTCTTCATCATTTTCGACCTCGAGGCTGCGTTCCTCTTCCCTTGGGCAGTCAGCCTCAAGCACATTGGCTGGGCGGGTTGGGCCGCGATGATGATTTTCCTCGCCGAACTGGTACTTGGCCTTGTCTACGCGTGGAAGAAGGGAGCGCTCGAATGGGAGTAGAACTCGCAGCACCCCCTCCGGGCACTTTGCCCGAGGCGAGCTTCTTCAACGGCCTGAACGATGAGCTGTCCAACAAGGGATTTCTGGTCGTCGGCACTGAAGAGCTGTTCCAATGGGCCCGCACAGGGTCGCTGTGGTGGATGACGTTCGGCCTAGCCTGCTGTGCGGTCGAAATGATCCATGTGAACATGCCGCGTTATGATCTCGAACGCTTTGGCGCGGCTCCGCGGGCATCGCCGCGGCAGTCGGACGTGATGATCGTCGCTGGCACATTGTGCAACAAGATGGCTCCAGCGCTGCGACGTGTCTACGACCAGATGTCCGACCCCAAATATGTGATCTCGATGGGCAGCTGCGCCAATGGCGGCGGCTATTACCACTACAGCTACAGCGTCGTGCGCGGTTGTGACCGTATCGTGCCGGTGGATATCTACGTGCCCGGCTGCCCGCCAACGGCCGAGGCGCTGCTCTATGGCATCATGCAGTTGCAGCGGAAGATCCGCCGCGTGGGGACGATCGAACGGTGAGCCATTCCGCCCCCCGCTATGCCTCGAATGATGGCGTGATTGATGCAGCGCGCGAGGCGCTTGGCGTTGATTTGCTTGATGCTGTCGAAGCGAATGGCGAAATCGCGCTGACCGTGCGGCGCGAAGAACTCCTCGGCTGCATGATGCAGCTGCGTGATACGCTCGACTATCAGCAGCTGATGGAAATCGCCGGCGTGGACTGGCCCGATCACGAACCGCGCTTCGAAGTGGTCTATTGTCTGCTGAGTGTCACGAAGAACCACCGCATTCGCGTCCATGTCTGGACGAACGAGGATCAGCCAGTGCCATCGGTGACGGGCATCTGGCCGGTTGCAGGCTGGCTCGAGCGTGAAGTGTTCGACATGTATGGCGTCCTGTTCGAGGGCAATACCGATCTGCGGCGCATCCTGACCGACTATGGCTTTACCGGCCATCCACAGCGCAAGGATTTTCCGCTGACCGGCTATGTCGAACTCCGCTATTCCGAAGAACACAAGCGCGTGATGTATGAGCCTGTCCAGCTGGCTCAGGACTTCCGCAACTTTGATTTCATGAGCCCCTGGGAAGGCGCCGACTATATCCTTCCCGGCGATGAGAAGGGGGACGCGAAATGAGCCTCGTGCAGGATGTCGCCCCGACCACCGGCGATGAACAGATCCACAATTACACGATCAATTTCGGCCCACAGCATCCTGCGGCGCACGGGGTGTTGCGCCTCGTCATGGAACTGGATGGCGAGATCGTGGAGCGGCTCGATCCGCACGTTGGGCTGCTTCATCGCGGCACTGAAAAGCTGATCGAATACAAGACCTATCTTCAGGCGCTGCCCTATTTCGATCGGCTCGACTATTGCTCGCCGCTCTGCATGGAGCATAGCTATGTCCTCGCGGTCGAGAAGTTGCTCGATCTCGAAGTTCCACTCCGCGCGCAATATCTTCGCGTCCTGTTCGCCGAACTGACGCGAATCTGCAACCACATGCTCAACCTCGGGTCGCACGTGATGGATGTTGGTGCCATGACGCCAAACTTGTGGATGTTCGAAATCCGCGAAGACTGTCTCAATTTCTTTGAGCGGGCATCCGGCGCGCGCATGCATGCGGCGTGGTTCCGCCCCGGCGGGGTGCATCAGGACGTGCCGCTGAAGCTGTTGACCGACATTGCCGACTGGCTCGACACACGCCTGCCGCAACTGTTCGAGGATGCAATCAGCCTTGTCGCGGACAATCGCATCTTCAAGCAGCGCAATGTCGATATTGCGACGGTCTCGAAGGAAGACGCCCTCAAATGGGGTTTTTCCGGCCCGATGATCCGTGCTGCCGGTATCCCATGGGATATCCGTCGTTCGCAGCCCTACGACGTGTACGACCGGATGGAATTCGACATTCCTGTCGG of the Aquisediminimonas profunda genome contains:
- a CDS encoding YbjN domain-containing protein, with protein sequence MRRIAILVAALFSFSGTAHAQMVRAQDPSSVVRALQGAGYKAEMTKDESGDPLIRSTSSGSNFAIFFFGCTKNVDCRTIQFFAGYDRDKSPSLSQMNDWNSRKRFGRAYISDKGAARIEMDVDLDDGGISTKLFEDNLEFWVLLMAQFEKHIDS
- a CDS encoding NADH-quinone oxidoreductase subunit D codes for the protein MSLVQDVAPTTGDEQIHNYTINFGPQHPAAHGVLRLVMELDGEIVERLDPHVGLLHRGTEKLIEYKTYLQALPYFDRLDYCSPLCMEHSYVLAVEKLLDLEVPLRAQYLRVLFAELTRICNHMLNLGSHVMDVGAMTPNLWMFEIREDCLNFFERASGARMHAAWFRPGGVHQDVPLKLLTDIADWLDTRLPQLFEDAISLVADNRIFKQRNVDIATVSKEDALKWGFSGPMIRAAGIPWDIRRSQPYDVYDRMEFDIPVGTKGDCYDRFMVRVEEVRQSARIMKQCLKDMPEGPIASDDRKVVPPKRAEMKQSMEALIHHFKLYTEGFKVPAGSVYVATESPKGEFGVYLVSDGTNKPYRCKIRPTAFSHLQAMDMMSRGHMLADTTAILGAMDIVFGECDR
- the ndhC gene encoding NADH-quinone oxidoreductase subunit A, giving the protein MSSVAAGYLPILLFLAVALILSSAFVFLPMIVARLTGAHNPTPEKLAEYECGFPAFEGSRAQFDVRFYLVAILFIIFDLEAAFLFPWAVSLKHIGWAGWAAMMIFLAELVLGLVYAWKKGALEWE
- a CDS encoding NADH-quinone oxidoreductase subunit C; translated protein: MSHSAPRYASNDGVIDAAREALGVDLLDAVEANGEIALTVRREELLGCMMQLRDTLDYQQLMEIAGVDWPDHEPRFEVVYCLLSVTKNHRIRVHVWTNEDQPVPSVTGIWPVAGWLEREVFDMYGVLFEGNTDLRRILTDYGFTGHPQRKDFPLTGYVELRYSEEHKRVMYEPVQLAQDFRNFDFMSPWEGADYILPGDEKGDAK
- a CDS encoding NuoB/complex I 20 kDa subunit family protein, which produces MGVELAAPPPGTLPEASFFNGLNDELSNKGFLVVGTEELFQWARTGSLWWMTFGLACCAVEMIHVNMPRYDLERFGAAPRASPRQSDVMIVAGTLCNKMAPALRRVYDQMSDPKYVISMGSCANGGGYYHYSYSVVRGCDRIVPVDIYVPGCPPTAEALLYGIMQLQRKIRRVGTIER